The genome window TTCAAAGAACGATGGCTATTAGATCctaaggaattaattttttttacaccatAAAAAGCCAATTATGTATTTTACGTATCATGCAATATTTTATGTGGTGTAGTTTTTCGAGATTTATGGAAACTTTAAATTAAGAAACGTTTATTTCCTTGGAGAGATTAAGAGTTATTTAACAACGTTATTACACAATAACAATTACAAACAATATTTTCCGTCTACTTATATGGAAATGAAATCACGAAATTTcgcttttaattatttaattaatcatcAAGTAATTGGGTAGGTACAAATGcaaatattaaacattcatttACAATTAATTCATTAGCATtcataactttcaaaaaataaaatccttttcaCAAATGgtgtttaaaactaaataaacctGGTtttaaccaaaagaaaaaaaataaaaaaattccgggTTTTTTACCAATCCTGACTTaaatgcatgcatttttttatatCTGAATTAAATAATCATGTATAAGTAGCTAGCAAAAGGAAAGTTACAATAATCATACGAATatacaaataaacatttttcttgttctaattttgcataatatttcatatttatgtagtgcgggttttttttttccttagggCACTTTATGTTATCAATTTTACAGAGCACATGAATATAATTATTAATATCCAATATAATAACCAGTATCAATtggttatattatattttatgtttataaCTTAAATTATCATATTTCACAAATGATCATAAATACCATTAATACATAAATAGCATTTAAAGCATTTACACTTAACGTacatttataaataatgaaagaaacttttgttttaagtccATGCATTATGataataaaacagaaaacaaacattATTTATTTGAGAATGCAGTTTTTCTTACATTTAAGTCTGCGAtgattgaaaatatccgatactgtATCAAAATAACCGACATGTCATGTATCACATTTCcgaaaatatcattatattttcgaaccctgttcATAAtcatgcaaaatgttttttattgtgTTCTGTACTTAGTTGAATTTTATTTCTCTTAGACAATCACTCCTTTCAACTTTGCGGCCGTGGAAAAGTtctcaaattcaaaaatcatgaATCGGTGTGTGGATGAAGAGTGTTTCTTCAGGATTAATTTTGAggtatttgtaattttttacttttttgcagtACATATGTAAATACAGTGACCGCCGCTCATGTGAATcccatttgttctaaacagttttgattgaataaagcggctgattcaataaagctgaattttattatgttttttacaatttgattcattaaagcagctgattcaattAATCAGCGTCCACTGTATATTTGAATTCCAATTTTACTCAGCGATTTATTCCTCAAACCTGTCTAGACACATTTTGATGCAAAGgagccttttctttttgttcatatgtattacaaaagaaagttctttttattgtacttttttagaaatcaaatttgGATTGAGCATTTTCACTATAAATAACTACTGAAAATGAACTATCTTCAACTTGACTCCATTTTGACAATGCTTAAAAATTGtctcaaaactttgaaaaataatttttaaaggagaaataaacGAAAACGGAAAGTAAACGAATTCGAGATCAGAAatgcaaaaatttctaaaatcgtGCATGAGATTTGTCCATTTTTACAATCGTGAATTTTGTGAAGCCgctttttcaaaattgcaattttgttaTGAATTTGATGACATGAGTCCAAATTTTGCTTCTCTtccggagcaaaaaaaaaaaaagtaaaaaatttccaaatttttttgaaggcccaaatttaatgccaaaaataaaaaaaaatactgtttcagtgtgagtttcattacaaaatacaatgttccTTTTTATGTACTGCAAAtgtcaaaacaaatttcctatttgttcaaatatttgtaatctcaactatttcattttgccccatattcccctactttttACTTTCCCGCGTTGAGAATTTGACTTTGAACAACATTTACTAGAAGATCGGATTCGTCAGAATCGATCCTCAAGTGTTCAGTCAGTCGAGAAAATTCCTAAAAACACTGTTGCTCACAGGAAGTTCGTTTTTTCCTCAGAAGAGACTTCCAAAAGTTCTTTCAAATATATATTGggaatgtttttcaaataaaatttataacaatgaaGAGTTCTCCTGGTATACATTCTCAATTGGAAGTGTAGAAGACTTTTCAGTGTCTTCATACATGCCAACATtagataaatgtgtttttttgtttgaatgcaTTTTCAAGTGTTGTCTCAGGGCTCCTCCTTGTGAAAATACCTTCGAACAAACTGTACACGAATACGGCTTctcaccagtatgggttctcaggtggACTTTCAGACGAGTCGGTTGAGAAAAGGCCGCAGAACAAATTTCACAGGAAAAAGGTTTCTCGCCTGTGTGGGTTCTCATGTGATCTTTTAAGTTTCCAGATCCAGAAAATCGCTTTAAGCAAAGTTCACAGGAATACGGCTTCTCTCctgtatgggttctcagatgtctcCTTAAATCTGAAGCGCTGGAAAATGCCCTTGAACAACcttcacatgaatacggtttctctccagtatggatCCTCAGATGTACCTTAAAACACGAAAACTTGGAGAATGCTTTTAAACACAgctcacaggaatacggtttctcgccagtatgggttctcagatgtgtCTCTAAACTTGAAGCcctgaaaaattgcttcgagcaatgttcacaggcaaatggcttctcgccagtatgggttctcaggtgtTGCTTTAATTGTGAAGGGGTGGGAAATTGcttcgagcaatgttcacaggcaaatggcttctcgccagtatgggttctcaggtgttgctttaaatttgaggCGATGGAGAATGCcttcgagcaatgttcacaggaatacggtttctcgccagtaagGGCTTTCAGATGTTGCTTTAACTGTGAAGGAGTGGGAAATTGcttcgagcaatgttcacaggcaaatggcttctcgccagtatgggttctcaggtgtTGCTTTAAATGCGAAGGGGTGAGAAATTGcttcgagcaatgttcacaggcaaacggcttctcgccagtatggtgTCTCAGATGTGTCTCTAAATTTGAAGCCCTGGAAAATTGTTTCGAGCAATGTTCACAGACAAatggcttctcgccagtatgggttctcaagtgTTGCTTTAAATTTGAAGCGTTGGAGAATGCCTTTGAACACtgctcacaggaatacggtttctcgccagtatgggttctcagatgtgtTTCTAAACTTGAAGCCCTGGAAAAATGcttcgagcaatgttcacaggcaaatggcttctcgccagtatgggttctcagatgtatCTTTAACTGTGAAGCATAAGCAAATACTCTTGAACACTGTTCACAGTAATAACAATTTTTAGCATTGTTGATCTGCGTATGGCATTCCATAGTTTTACAGTAAGAAAGTGTtcatgaatgaaaaaaacaaaacaccaGACGCTTTATTTCTGGTACAATAAATGCTCAAAACTTCCTTCAGTCACTAAGCGTTTTTAATCAGAAATCAGAAGATAGTgatagtttgttttgtttttttagtatAAAGTCTCAcatttgagatgaaaaaaaataagcaaaattgtTCTGCCAACTCTACTTGGTCCATTAAATTTCAACACGGGCTTTCAAGGACATAAAACAAACCAAGCTTTTTGTGCTTGAAATCGTTCTTAGACTTTGTCGCAGAAGTTAAGTTTTTTCAACCATGAGTCAGAAACAGCTCTTTACTCTTTTTCAGTTTGTGTCCCGGTTACCACACTTTGCTTTGGCAGCGTCATTACAAGAATTGTCTTTTCATA of Uloborus diversus isolate 005 unplaced genomic scaffold, Udiv.v.3.1 scaffold_14, whole genome shotgun sequence contains these proteins:
- the LOC129232871 gene encoding gastrula zinc finger protein XlCGF49.1-like yields the protein MGSQVFFHLFRLKLHLRTHSGEKPYSCEHCSKRFSQLGNLKIHLRTHTGEKPFACEHCSKHFSRASSLETHLRTHTGEKPYSCEQCSKAFSNASNLKQHLRTHTGEKPFVCEHCSKQFSRASNLETHLRHHTGEKPFACEHCSKQFLTPSHLKQHLRTHTGEKPFACEHCSKQFPTPSQLKQHLKALTGEKPKVHITKATFQQLDGQFEAEPGYGHQRDQYLADHQVETFLIAPQKTFQM